The proteins below are encoded in one region of Tomitella fengzijianii:
- a CDS encoding DUF3090 domain-containing protein: MSRAIHIFRSPDRFVAGTVGEPGDRAFYLQVSQDNRLVSVLLEKQQVQILAERIGALLGEVHRRFGAELPPTDVDVDDLEPLQMPVDVEFRVGTMGLGWEADAGAVVVELLAVTETPLDESVVLDDTDEGPDTVRVFLAPAEARQFSARTELIVDAGRPPCPLCGRPLDPAGHICARTNGYHRGIELSDLQKPDDEP, from the coding sequence ATGTCACGTGCCATTCACATCTTCCGCAGCCCGGACCGTTTCGTCGCCGGGACGGTGGGCGAGCCCGGCGACCGTGCGTTCTATCTCCAAGTGAGCCAGGACAACCGGCTTGTCAGCGTCCTCCTGGAGAAACAGCAGGTGCAGATTCTGGCGGAGCGCATCGGTGCGCTGCTCGGCGAGGTCCACCGGCGGTTCGGCGCGGAACTGCCGCCCACGGACGTCGACGTCGACGACCTGGAGCCGCTGCAGATGCCGGTGGACGTGGAGTTCCGCGTGGGCACGATGGGCCTGGGCTGGGAGGCCGACGCCGGCGCGGTCGTGGTGGAGCTTCTCGCCGTCACCGAGACTCCGCTGGACGAGTCGGTGGTGCTCGACGACACCGACGAGGGTCCCGACACGGTCCGGGTCTTCCTGGCTCCGGCGGAGGCACGCCAGTTCTCCGCGCGCACCGAACTCATCGTGGACGCCGGCCGGCCGCCATGCCCCCTGTGCGGCAGGCCACTCGACCCCGCCGGCCACATCTGCGCCCGCACCAACGGGTACCACCGCGGCATCGAGCTCAGCGACCTGCAGAAGCCGGACGATGAACCATGA
- the mshC gene encoding cysteine--1-D-myo-inosityl 2-amino-2-deoxy-alpha-D-glucopyranoside ligase → MQSWTDVAVPAVPGSGPPLRLYDTADRSVRPVAPGRVAGMYVCGITPYDATHMGHAATYLTFDVAGRVLRDNGHEVHYVQNVTDVDDPLFERAARDGIDWRALGDRETELFRTDMAALRILPPRDYIGAVESIDEVITMVEKLLASGAAYVVDDPEFPDVYFSIDATEQFGYESGYDRPTMDRFFAERGGDPDRPGKRHSLDALLWRARREGEPSWPSPFGDGRPGWHIECSAIALNRIGSGFDIQGGGSDLIFPHHEFSAAHAEAATGDSRFARHYVHTGMMGLDGEKMSKSLGNLVLVSRLREAGEDPMAIRLALLDAHYRTDRFWTDALLVTARERLARWRTAVSASTGPVADETVARLRQHLADDLDTPKALTAVDAWATDVAAGIGSDAQAPARIADAVDALLGVRLAD, encoded by the coding sequence ATGCAGTCCTGGACCGATGTCGCCGTGCCCGCAGTCCCCGGCTCCGGCCCGCCGCTCCGCCTTTACGACACCGCCGATCGATCGGTCCGTCCGGTCGCCCCAGGCCGGGTGGCGGGCATGTACGTCTGCGGCATCACGCCCTACGACGCCACGCACATGGGCCACGCCGCGACCTATCTGACCTTCGACGTTGCAGGCCGGGTCCTGCGCGACAACGGGCACGAAGTGCACTACGTGCAGAACGTCACCGATGTGGACGACCCGCTGTTCGAGCGTGCCGCGCGCGACGGCATCGACTGGCGCGCGCTCGGCGACCGTGAGACCGAGCTGTTCCGCACCGACATGGCCGCGCTGCGCATCCTGCCGCCGCGCGACTACATCGGCGCCGTCGAGTCCATCGACGAGGTCATCACCATGGTGGAGAAGCTGCTGGCCTCCGGCGCCGCCTACGTGGTGGACGACCCGGAATTCCCCGACGTCTACTTCAGCATCGACGCCACCGAGCAGTTCGGGTACGAGTCCGGCTACGACCGCCCCACGATGGATCGGTTCTTCGCCGAGCGCGGCGGCGACCCCGATCGTCCCGGCAAACGGCACAGCCTCGACGCGCTTCTGTGGCGCGCCCGCCGCGAGGGCGAACCCTCCTGGCCGTCCCCCTTCGGCGACGGGCGCCCCGGCTGGCACATCGAATGCTCCGCCATCGCGCTCAACAGGATCGGCAGCGGCTTCGACATCCAGGGCGGCGGCAGCGACCTCATCTTCCCGCACCACGAGTTCTCCGCGGCGCACGCCGAGGCCGCGACGGGCGACAGCCGCTTCGCCCGGCACTACGTGCACACCGGCATGATGGGCCTGGACGGCGAGAAGATGTCGAAGAGCCTCGGCAACCTCGTGCTCGTCTCCCGGCTGCGGGAGGCGGGGGAGGATCCGATGGCCATACGGCTGGCGTTGCTCGACGCGCACTACCGCACCGACCGCTTCTGGACCGACGCGCTGCTCGTCACCGCGCGCGAGCGGCTGGCCCGGTGGCGCACCGCGGTGTCCGCTTCAACCGGCCCGGTCGCCGACGAGACGGTCGCCCGCCTGCGTCAGCATCTGGCCGACGACCTCGACACCCCCAAGGCGCTGACTGCGGTGGACGCGTGGGCCACGGACGTGGCGGCGGGCATCGGGAGCGACGCGCAGGCGCCGGCGCGCATCGCCGACGCGGTCGACGCCCTGCTCGGCGTGCGGCTCGCGGACTAG
- a CDS encoding SCO1664 family protein — protein MTVPAPRDAAHSGDSRPAGGEHAPLATAPIEIIGRLTTASNATFLCRLDAPGSEVRCVYKPVLGERPLWDFPDGTLAEREYASYLISTALGWEIIPRTELRSGPHGWGMVQEWIEAPSGRDADGRSVVLDSATDLVDLFPADSVPAGYLPVFAAEDMTGRQVVLAHADDERLQRIAVLDAVLNNPDRKAGHILCAPGGGLRGVDHGICLHGDSKLRTVLWGWAHRPIPPELLGDVAALGDGLRRRSTPLADALDELLTLREVEALARRIDGLTESGMHPGPTAAHAIPWPPF, from the coding sequence ATGACGGTGCCCGCACCCCGGGATGCCGCCCACTCCGGCGACTCCCGTCCTGCGGGCGGTGAGCACGCACCGCTGGCGACAGCGCCAATCGAGATCATCGGCAGGCTCACCACCGCCAGCAACGCCACGTTCCTGTGCCGCCTCGACGCGCCGGGCAGCGAGGTCCGCTGCGTCTACAAGCCGGTCCTCGGCGAGCGACCGCTCTGGGACTTCCCCGACGGCACGCTCGCCGAGCGTGAGTACGCGTCGTACCTGATCAGCACCGCGCTGGGGTGGGAAATCATCCCGCGGACGGAGCTGCGCAGCGGCCCGCACGGTTGGGGGATGGTGCAGGAATGGATCGAGGCGCCGTCCGGGCGGGATGCCGACGGCCGATCCGTCGTCCTGGATTCCGCCACCGATCTGGTGGACCTTTTCCCGGCGGACTCCGTGCCCGCCGGCTACCTGCCCGTGTTCGCCGCCGAGGACATGACCGGCCGCCAAGTGGTGCTCGCGCACGCGGACGACGAGCGGTTGCAGCGGATCGCGGTCCTCGACGCGGTGCTCAACAACCCGGACCGCAAGGCGGGCCACATCCTGTGCGCACCCGGCGGCGGGCTGCGCGGGGTCGACCACGGCATCTGCCTGCACGGCGACTCCAAGCTCCGCACCGTGCTCTGGGGCTGGGCGCACCGACCGATCCCCCCGGAGCTGCTCGGGGACGTGGCCGCTCTCGGCGACGGCCTCCGGCGCCGCAGCACGCCGCTGGCCGACGCCCTCGACGAGCTGCTCACCCTGCGGGAAGTCGAGGCGCTGGCCCGGCGGATCGACGGGTTGACGGAGTCGGGGATGCACCCGGGGCCCACAGCCGCCCACGCCATCCCCTGGCCGCCGTTCTGA
- a CDS encoding aldo/keto reductase, whose protein sequence is MKETNLGRSGLRVSGLGLGTLAWGRETAGDEAAGQLRAFAEAGGNLVDTSPAYGDGAAEAVLAELLEDVVPRRELVLSSAAGIVPSAPAGARIDCSRRTLLHQLDNTLRSLGTDHLDLWQIAAWDRRTPVEEIVDTCDYAVRTGRVRYTGVRGHFGWQLATVAGAARGAHMVAAQAEYSLLARGVEEELVPAAHHHGMGLLAAVSLAGGVLTGKYRDGVPSDSRGADPARAEIVQAYLHEDAVSVIDAVVTAADGLGTSPLAVALAWIRDRPGVGSAIVGARDIAQLTGVLVAADLTLPPAITAALDDVSG, encoded by the coding sequence GTGAAGGAGACGAATCTGGGCCGCAGCGGCCTGCGGGTCTCGGGGCTGGGGCTTGGGACGCTCGCCTGGGGCAGGGAGACTGCCGGCGATGAGGCCGCCGGGCAGCTGCGCGCGTTCGCCGAAGCGGGCGGCAATCTGGTCGACACCTCCCCCGCGTACGGCGACGGGGCCGCCGAGGCCGTGCTCGCGGAGCTGCTCGAGGACGTGGTGCCCCGCCGTGAGCTGGTCCTCAGCAGCGCGGCGGGCATCGTGCCGTCGGCGCCCGCGGGCGCGCGCATCGACTGTTCACGCCGCACGCTGCTGCACCAGCTCGACAACACCCTGCGGTCGTTGGGCACCGATCACCTGGACCTGTGGCAGATCGCGGCGTGGGACCGTCGCACGCCGGTGGAGGAGATCGTCGACACCTGCGACTACGCGGTCCGGACCGGCCGGGTGCGCTATACGGGGGTCCGCGGGCACTTCGGCTGGCAGCTCGCGACAGTGGCGGGAGCGGCCCGCGGCGCGCACATGGTGGCCGCGCAGGCCGAGTACTCGCTCCTCGCCCGCGGCGTCGAGGAGGAGCTGGTCCCGGCGGCGCACCACCACGGCATGGGGCTCCTCGCGGCGGTTTCGCTGGCCGGCGGCGTGCTCACGGGCAAGTACCGGGACGGCGTGCCCAGCGACTCGCGCGGCGCCGACCCGGCGCGGGCGGAGATAGTCCAGGCATACCTGCACGAGGACGCGGTGAGCGTGATCGACGCCGTGGTCACCGCGGCGGACGGGCTCGGCACTTCGCCGCTGGCGGTGGCGCTCGCGTGGATCCGCGACCGTCCGGGCGTGGGCAGCGCCATCGTCGGTGCCCGGGACATCGCGCAGCTGACGGGAGTGCTGGTGGCCGCGGATCTGACGCTGCCGCCGGCGATCACCGCGGCGCTCGACGACGTGAGCGGCTAG
- a CDS encoding neocarzinostatin apoprotein domain-containing protein: MHRPHTVLRRAAASAAVGAVAAGSLLAVGTAAAADPAAAGPKLTVSKTDGLAAGETITVEGSRLDPEAGYYVATCVTGTTGPAGPDCAGDRAVPGSQLWVSNGRGATTPIAPDGTFTAELSSVAAGTSMGGTPVDCTESECSITLFYDHRNGFGTVTGVPVTFAAAGTEAVAGQADAAAGEPAADSDQAAAEDSDGSSAVVWWTVGGVVVALIVVGGITAGVRRRGQQGS; the protein is encoded by the coding sequence TCGGCCGCGGTAGGCGCAGTCGCCGCCGGCTCGCTTCTCGCCGTGGGTACGGCCGCGGCCGCCGACCCCGCGGCGGCCGGCCCGAAACTGACAGTCAGCAAGACCGACGGGCTGGCCGCGGGCGAGACGATCACCGTGGAGGGAAGCCGGCTCGACCCCGAGGCCGGCTATTACGTGGCCACCTGCGTCACCGGGACGACCGGGCCCGCCGGGCCTGACTGCGCGGGCGACCGGGCGGTGCCCGGATCGCAGCTCTGGGTCTCCAACGGCCGGGGCGCAACGACCCCCATCGCCCCCGACGGAACCTTCACCGCGGAGCTCAGCTCCGTCGCCGCCGGCACCTCGATGGGTGGCACGCCGGTGGACTGCACCGAGTCGGAGTGCTCGATCACCTTGTTCTACGACCACCGCAACGGTTTCGGCACGGTCACCGGCGTGCCGGTCACGTTCGCCGCCGCAGGAACGGAGGCGGTCGCCGGGCAGGCCGACGCGGCGGCAGGCGAGCCGGCCGCCGATTCCGACCAGGCGGCGGCAGAGGACTCCGACGGCTCGTCGGCCGTCGTCTGGTGGACTGTCGGAGGGGTCGTCGTCGCACTGATCGTCGTCGGCGGAATCACCGCCGGGGTGCGTCGGCGCGGACAGCAGGGGTCCTGA
- a CDS encoding histidine phosphatase family protein — MTVILLRHGRSSANTAATLAGRTPGVGLDETGRAQAQRAARRLGGLPIVAIISSPQQRCIETVGPLAEAHDMQPHTDESLAEVDYGEWTGRALSELVAEPLWRVIQQQPSAATFPGGECLAAVQARSVGAIRSHDARLRAEHGENALWVACTHGDVIKSILADALGMHLDGFQRIATVPGAISVIRYTEARPIVQHLNDTGSALDGLARNHRDAREGRPECADDDGPSPDGAAASPFTAGVPGGEI, encoded by the coding sequence ATGACGGTGATTCTGCTGCGCCACGGGCGCTCCAGCGCAAACACCGCGGCCACCCTGGCGGGCCGCACCCCGGGCGTCGGCCTCGATGAGACCGGCCGCGCACAGGCCCAAAGGGCCGCGCGGCGCCTCGGCGGCCTGCCCATCGTGGCGATCATCTCCTCGCCCCAGCAGCGCTGCATCGAGACCGTCGGCCCGCTCGCCGAAGCCCACGACATGCAGCCGCACACCGACGAGTCGCTGGCCGAGGTCGACTACGGCGAGTGGACGGGGCGAGCGCTCTCGGAACTGGTCGCTGAGCCGCTGTGGCGCGTCATACAGCAGCAACCCTCCGCGGCCACGTTCCCCGGCGGCGAATGCCTCGCCGCCGTGCAGGCGCGCAGCGTGGGGGCGATCCGCTCGCACGACGCACGGCTGCGCGCCGAGCACGGCGAGAACGCGCTGTGGGTGGCGTGCACGCATGGCGACGTGATCAAGTCGATCCTGGCGGACGCCCTGGGGATGCACCTTGACGGGTTCCAGCGCATCGCCACGGTGCCGGGGGCGATCAGCGTTATCCGGTACACCGAGGCCCGCCCGATAGTGCAGCATCTGAACGACACCGGGTCCGCGCTCGACGGGCTCGCGCGGAACCACCGGGACGCGCGGGAGGGGAGGCCGGAATGCGCGGACGACGACGGCCCGTCCCCGGACGGCGCCGCCGCCTCCCCGTTCACCGCCGGCGTCCCCGGCGGTGAGATATAA
- a CDS encoding PAC2 family protein — protein MVVAAFEGWNDAADAATGLVEHLALIGGATPLAELDSEGYYDYQVNRPTISQVSGVTRRIEWPSTRITRCRLSPGGRELILVHGIEPNLRWRAFCAELLDLFVQAGAAEVVTVGALLADTPHTRPVPITGSTHSAAAAKLYGLSGSDYEGPTGITGVLQDACVRAGIPATTLWAAVPHYLSQPPNPKVMVALLRRLEQVLGFEIPAGDLPRQAEEWQDTARELTEEDEDIAEYVQALEERGDEQSDISEMLRAVDGDEIAAEFERYLRRHGPGPGSDPGGQGS, from the coding sequence ATCGTGGTCGCCGCCTTCGAGGGCTGGAACGATGCGGCGGACGCCGCGACCGGGCTTGTCGAGCACCTCGCCTTGATCGGCGGCGCTACCCCGCTGGCCGAGCTGGACTCGGAGGGCTACTACGACTATCAGGTCAACCGGCCCACGATCTCGCAGGTGTCGGGCGTGACCCGTCGGATCGAATGGCCGTCCACGCGGATCACGCGGTGCCGGCTCTCCCCCGGCGGCCGCGAGCTGATCCTGGTGCACGGTATCGAGCCGAACCTGCGGTGGCGCGCGTTCTGCGCCGAGCTCCTGGATCTCTTCGTGCAGGCGGGAGCCGCCGAGGTCGTCACCGTGGGCGCGTTGCTGGCGGACACCCCGCACACCCGCCCGGTGCCGATCACCGGCAGCACCCACAGTGCGGCCGCGGCGAAGCTGTACGGGCTGTCCGGCAGCGACTACGAGGGGCCCACCGGGATCACCGGGGTGCTGCAGGACGCGTGCGTGCGTGCCGGGATCCCCGCCACCACGCTGTGGGCGGCTGTCCCGCACTACCTTTCGCAGCCGCCCAACCCCAAGGTGATGGTGGCTCTGTTGCGGCGTCTGGAGCAGGTTCTCGGTTTCGAGATCCCGGCGGGCGACCTGCCACGGCAGGCCGAGGAGTGGCAGGACACCGCGCGCGAGCTCACCGAGGAGGACGAGGACATCGCCGAGTACGTGCAGGCGCTCGAGGAACGCGGGGACGAGCAGTCCGACATCTCCGAGATGCTGCGCGCCGTCGACGGCGACGAGATCGCCGCGGAGTTCGAGCGCTACCTGCGCCGGCACGGGCCCGGGCCCGGATCCGACCCGGGCGGCCAGGGTTCCTAG